A genomic segment from Thamnophis elegans isolate rThaEle1 chromosome 3, rThaEle1.pri, whole genome shotgun sequence encodes:
- the ZC3H13 gene encoding zinc finger CCCH domain-containing protein 13 isoform X1, giving the protein MSKIRRKVTVENTKTISDSTSRRPSVFERLGPSTGSSAETQCRNWLKTGNCLYGNTCRFVHGPSPRGKGFSSSYRRSPERPTGDLRERMKNKRQDIESDSQKHNTEEQPSPVRKESTRGRHRGKEDIKITKERTPESEEDNPDWETNRDDSDNGDVNYDYDHELSLEMKRQKIQRELMKLEEENMDKREEIVIKKEISPEAVRSKLSSSPSPRKSSKSPKLRTSPKSSSTATKREKKVSTVSSPLLEPQRNSKNNHNKKKGPRTPSPPPPVQEDSTQGKKHKEKYKAKERVEEKPKEIKERGRDFERHNKEKKEKQRDPSESSHRQRRSPSPEDHSGSNSSSREYSPATRRRQTSWAPAKSSSHKHSFSPPRRSASPPTQHHSPVSSMHHSSSSQSGSSIQRRSPSPRHKRTPSPSYKRTTSPPVGRSSSPYPHRASPSPQQKQASSRHRSPVRERSRHDHERISQSHDRRHERRDETRGKRGRERDNRDERDYDQEQSTPRDHRDDRESRDGRDRRETRDNRERRDPRESRDARDSRDAREFSRDNKESRDQRDVRSTRDSHDYRERECREHKKEEQYLEESRSYARAHGREDNSRAESRTDSRSETRNESRISGRSRGRGPELTDKGNRGTRSSQVDSHNSSSSYHESWESRSNYPDRDRYESREHARDSSFERRHGERDKRDNRERDQRQSSPIRHQGRNDDIDRDERLEERRVDRNEDRRDERPREREREREREREAERDRARERERERERDKDRERERDRDHDRERERERERERERERERERERERERERGRERDKERERQREWDDKERGREERRDKREDVREERTTRDSREERKSKKRHRNESSPSPRKSPKRRREHSPDSDAYNSGEDQNEKRRLLSQVVRPQESRSLSPSHLSEEKQSRWKESDRKPERKESLRHEESDYKERGTSGDKQREQREGNESTRTRIQDNVSKRDSEEHEAVDHMHEDKKKAKIQKKTAKKKKEDDGGRLERYISEPPVEKTQVFSPKKGQKKKNAEKKRKRSKGDSEASEEDSGPHQKKKKGPRTPPVTTKEEVVEAVPEKTAVVEVPPKREDTTFSDWSDEDVPERGETVLERISEEPHRTSHRTRVETLEVSHVVEEAPHLRPAEQKRSSSLCSNRSRTSSRLRSPSNDSAHRSGDDQAAVKKILHSSSSDRDRRCLEISGERKSRIDQLKRGVASRSTSSDRQDSRSHSSRRSSPESDRQGHSRSGSFDSRERVQDRDRHEHDRERERERRDGRQREWDRDAAKSEWLRSRERDRIRERDRQREKRRDLDREKERLLSENLERERGVSTSSQAEISKHSETKASKDHQAFEATALDSSSQEKERQDKDLSSLQGFEDGIEAEKVENVEGGDDETKIDDMQSMESGAGEYEPISDDELDEILAGDAEKRDDQQDEEKMPDPVDVIDVDWSSLMPKQPKEPREPGAALLKFTPAAVMLRVGISKQLAGPQLFTKIKETCQRSLEKPKDAESLFEHEFGALNMAALLRKEERAGLLCNLGPCCKALCFRRDSAIRKQLVKNEKGTTKQTYTNPPVVDNELLRLSLRLFKRKTVQQGSGSDKTEDTKLSQPYVPEMCLS; this is encoded by the exons GTCACCAGAAAGGCCTACAGGGGACCTTCGGGAAAGAATGAAGAATAAGCGGCAAGACATTGAAAGTGACTCCCAGAAACATAATACAGAAGAACAGCCTTCTCCTGTTAGG AAAGAGTCTACAAGAGGAAGGCACAGGGGAAAGGAAGATATTAAAATTACTAAAGAAAGGACTCCAGAGAGTGAAGAAGATAATCCTGACTGGGAAACAAATAGAGACG ATTCTGATAACGGAGATGTTAATTATGATTATGACCATGAATTATCTTTGGAAATGAAGCGCCAGAAGATCCAGAGAGAGTTAATGAAGCTTGAAGAAGAAAACATGGACAAAAGAGAAGAAATAGTAATTAAAAAAGAG attTCTCCGGAGGCAGTTAGATCAAAATTATCATCCTCACCTTCACCAAGAAAATCAAGTAAATCTCCAAAATTAAGGACAAGCCCTAAATCTTCCTCCACTGCCACTAAGAGGGAGAAGAAGGTTTCAACGGTatcttccccactcctggagccACAGAG aaattcaaaaaataaccACAATAAAAAGAAAGGTCCTCGCACGCCTAGCCCACCACCTCCAGTACAAGAAGACTCCACTCAAGGGAAAAAACATAAGGAAAAGTATAAAGCTAAAGAGAGGGTAGAAGAAAAGCCAAAGGAGATAAAGGAAAGGGGACGTGATTTTGAGAgacataataaagaaaaaaaagagaagcaaag GGATCCCTCAGAAAGTTCCCACAGACAGAGACGTTCACCTAGTCCAGAAGACCATTCTGGCAGCAATTCTTCTTCACGAGAGTATTCTCCTGCCACAAGAAGAAGGCAGACATCTTGGGCTCCAGCTAAATCCAGCAGTCATAAACATTCTTTTTCACCTCCCCGCAG GTCTGCATCACCACCAACACAGCATCATTCTCCTGTATCGTCAATGCATCATTCTTCTTCATCTCAGTCGGGTTCGTCTATTCAAAGACGTTCTCCATCACCACGTCACAAAAGAACCCCTTCCCCCTCTTACAAAAGGACAACTTCCCCGCCTGTAGGTCGGTCTTCTTCTCCTTATCCTCACCGAGCATCACCTTCTCCACAGCAAAAACAGGCTTCTTCAAGGCATCGTTCACCAGTTAGAGAGAGAAGCCGGCATGATCACGAGCGGatttcacagtcacatgatcgtcGCCATGAAAGAAGAGATG aaacaagaggaaaaaggggaagagaaagagacaacCGGGATGAACGAGACTATGACCAAGAGCAAAGTACCCCCAGAGATCACAGAGATGATCGAGAATCCCGGGACGGACGGGATCGAAGGGAAACCAGAGATAATAGAGAACGCAGAGATCCAAGAGAATCTCGGGATGCTCGTGACTCACGTGATGCCAGGGAATTCAGTAGAGACAATAAAGAAAGCCGGGATCAGAGGGACGTACGTTCTACACGTGACTCACATGACTACAGGGAAAGAGAGTGTCGAGAACATAAGAAAGAGGAGCAGTATTTGGAGGAATCGCGTAGCTATGCAAGAGCCCATGGCAGGGAAGATAATTCTCGAGCTGAAAGTCGGACGGACTCAAGAAGTGAAACAAGAAATGAATCCAGAATATCTGGAAGAAGCAGAGGGAGAGGTCCTGAATTAACAGACAAGG GCAATAGAGGAACAAGAAGCTCTCAAGTTGATAGCCATAATTCTAGTAGTAGCTACCATGAAAGCTGGGAATCACGGAGCAATTACCCTGACAGGGATCGCTATGAAAGCCGTGAGCATGCAAGAGATTCTTCTTTTGAAAGGAGACATGGAGAAAGGGATAAGCGTGACAATAGAGAAAGAG ATCAGAGACAAAGCTCACCCATACGACACCAAGGAAGAAATGATGATATTGATCGTGATGAAAGACTAGAAGAACGAAGAGTAGACAGGAACGAAGATAGGAGGGATGAAAGACCTAGGGAgcgagaaagggagagggaaagagaaagagaagcagaacGTGATCGGGCCCGTGAGCGAGAacgtgagagagaaagagataaggacAGGGAACGGGAACGGGATAGAGACCATGACAGGGAACGGGAACGGGAGCGAGAAAGGGAGCGGGAAAGAGAacgggaaagagaaagagaacgagaaagggaaagagagcgGGGCcgggaaagagacaaagaaagggaACGACAGAGAGAGTGGGATgacaaagagagaggaagagaagaacgcAGGGACAAGAGAGAAGATGTCCGTGAAGAAAGGACCACAAGAGATAGTCGTGAAGAGAGGAAATCAAA AAAACGTCACAGAAATGAAAGTAGCCCCAGCCCTCGGAAATCTCCTAAACGCCGCCGTGAACATTCACCTGATAGTGATGCCTATAATAGTGGAGAAGATCAGA atGAAAAACGGCGTTTATTGAGTCAGGTTGTACGTCCTCAAGAATCACGTTCCCTTAGTCCTTCACACCTTTCAGAAGAGAAGCAGAGCCGTTGGAAAGAGAGCGACAGAAAGCCAGAGCGAAAGGAAAGCCTGAGACATGAAGAAAGCGATTACAAAGAACGGGGTACTTCTGGGGACAAACAGCGAGAGCAGCGAGAGGGAAATGAGAGCACAAGGACCAGAATCCAAGATAATGTAAGCAAACGGGATTCTGAAGAGCACGAGGCAGTAGATCACATGCACGAAGACAAGAAGAAAgctaaaatacagaaaaaaacagcaaagaagaagaaagaggatgaTGGTGGCAGGTTAGAGCGCTATATCAGTGAACCGCCAGTAGAGAAAACTCAAGTGTTTTCTCCCAAGAAaggtcagaaaaagaaaaatgctgaaAAGAAGCGCAAGAGATCCAAGGGAGATTCTGAGGCTTCTGAGGAAGACAGTGGCCCccatcagaagaagaaaaaaggcccCAGGACACCACCCGTAACCACGAAAGAAGAAGTGGTGGAAGCAGTGCCTGAGAAAACTGCAGTAGTAGAAGTTCCTCCCAAGAGGGAGGATACAACGTTTAGTGATTGGTCAGATGAAGATGTTCCAGAACGAGGGGAAACGGTTCTAGAAAGGATTTCTGAGGAGCCCCATAGAACTAGCCACCGTACACGAGTCGAAACCCTGGAGGTTTCTCACGTGGTTGAAGAAGCCCCTCACCTCCGCCCTGCCGAGCAGAAGCGTAGCAGCAGCCTCTGTAGCAACAGGAGCCGTACTTCAAGTAGACTCCGATCACCCTCTAATGATTCTGCACATCGCAGCGGAGATGACCAGGCTGCAGTTAAGAAGATCTTACACAGCAGTTCAAGCGACAGAGACCGGAGATGCCTTGAAATCTCAGGAGAGCGGAAGTCCAGAATCGATCAGTTGAAACGAGGGGTTGCCAGCCGTAGCACTTCTTCTG ATCGACAAGATTCAAGGAGTCACAGTTCAAGGCGAAGTTCTCCTGaatctgatcgacaaggtcactCCAGATCTGGGTCCTTTGATAGCAGAGAAAGAGTGCAAGACAGAGACCGGCATGAGCATGATCGTGAACGGGAAAGAGAGAGACGGGacgggagacagagagagtgggACCGAGATGCGGCTAAATCTGAGTGGTTGAGGAGCAGAGAGCGGGACAGGATTCGGGAACGAGACCGACAACGAGAAAAACGAAGAGATCTGGACCGTGAAAAAGAACGCCTGCTCTCTGAAAatctggaaagagagagaggggtcaGCACTTCCTCTCAAGCAGAAATATCCAAGCATAGTGAGACAAAAGCAAGTAAAGATCATCAGGCTTTTGAGGCCACTGCTCTGGACTCTTCTTCCCAGGAGAAGGAAAGGCAGGATAAAGACCTAAGTTCTTTGCAAGGATTTGAAGATGGAATTGAAGCAGAGAAAGTGGAAAACGTAGAAG GTGGAGATGATGAAACAAAAATAGATGATATGCAGTCCATGGAATCTGGTGCTGGAGAATATGAGCCAATCAGTGATGATGAATTGGATGAAATTTTGGCAGGTGATGCCGAAAAAAGAGACGATCAGCAGGATGAAGAGAAGATGCCAG ATCCGGTGGATGTCATTGATGTAGATTGGTCTAGCCTGATGCCAAAACAGCCAAAGGAGCCCCGGGAGCCTGGAGCTGCTCTTTTAAAATTTACTCCAGCTGCTGTCATGTTAAGAGTTGGCATTTCCAAACAACTGGCTGGCCCTCAGCTTTTCACAAAGATAAAAGAAACTTGCCAGAGATCTTTGGAGAAACCTAAAG ATGCAGAGAGCCTTTTTGAGCATGAATTTGGGGCTCTGAATATGGCTGCCCTATTGCGAAAAGAAGAGCGAGCCGGACTGCTGTGCAACCTGGGTCCTTGCTGTAAAGCCCTTTGCTTTCGGAGGGATTCTGCAATCCGCAAGCAGCTTGTGAAAAATGAAAAG GGCACAACAAAACAAACCTACACAAATCCTCCAGTGGTGGACAATGAGTTGCTACGGCTAAGCCTACGATTGTTTAAACGCAAGACTGTGCAGCAAGGATCTGGATCAGATAAGACAGAAGACACTAAACTTTCACAACCATATGTTCCAGAAATGTGCCTGTCCTGA
- the ZC3H13 gene encoding zinc finger CCCH domain-containing protein 13 isoform X2, with the protein MKNKRQDIESDSQKHNTEEQPSPVRKESTRGRHRGKEDIKITKERTPESEEDNPDWETNRDDSDNGDVNYDYDHELSLEMKRQKIQRELMKLEEENMDKREEIVIKKEISPEAVRSKLSSSPSPRKSSKSPKLRTSPKSSSTATKREKKVSTVSSPLLEPQRNSKNNHNKKKGPRTPSPPPPVQEDSTQGKKHKEKYKAKERVEEKPKEIKERGRDFERHNKEKKEKQRDPSESSHRQRRSPSPEDHSGSNSSSREYSPATRRRQTSWAPAKSSSHKHSFSPPRRSASPPTQHHSPVSSMHHSSSSQSGSSIQRRSPSPRHKRTPSPSYKRTTSPPVGRSSSPYPHRASPSPQQKQASSRHRSPVRERSRHDHERISQSHDRRHERRDETRGKRGRERDNRDERDYDQEQSTPRDHRDDRESRDGRDRRETRDNRERRDPRESRDARDSRDAREFSRDNKESRDQRDVRSTRDSHDYRERECREHKKEEQYLEESRSYARAHGREDNSRAESRTDSRSETRNESRISGRSRGRGPELTDKGNRGTRSSQVDSHNSSSSYHESWESRSNYPDRDRYESREHARDSSFERRHGERDKRDNRERDQRQSSPIRHQGRNDDIDRDERLEERRVDRNEDRRDERPREREREREREREAERDRARERERERERDKDRERERDRDHDRERERERERERERERERERERERERERGRERDKERERQREWDDKERGREERRDKREDVREERTTRDSREERKSKKRHRNESSPSPRKSPKRRREHSPDSDAYNSGEDQNEKRRLLSQVVRPQESRSLSPSHLSEEKQSRWKESDRKPERKESLRHEESDYKERGTSGDKQREQREGNESTRTRIQDNVSKRDSEEHEAVDHMHEDKKKAKIQKKTAKKKKEDDGGRLERYISEPPVEKTQVFSPKKGQKKKNAEKKRKRSKGDSEASEEDSGPHQKKKKGPRTPPVTTKEEVVEAVPEKTAVVEVPPKREDTTFSDWSDEDVPERGETVLERISEEPHRTSHRTRVETLEVSHVVEEAPHLRPAEQKRSSSLCSNRSRTSSRLRSPSNDSAHRSGDDQAAVKKILHSSSSDRDRRCLEISGERKSRIDQLKRGVASRSTSSDRQDSRSHSSRRSSPESDRQGHSRSGSFDSRERVQDRDRHEHDRERERERRDGRQREWDRDAAKSEWLRSRERDRIRERDRQREKRRDLDREKERLLSENLERERGVSTSSQAEISKHSETKASKDHQAFEATALDSSSQEKERQDKDLSSLQGFEDGIEAEKVENVEGGDDETKIDDMQSMESGAGEYEPISDDELDEILAGDAEKRDDQQDEEKMPDPVDVIDVDWSSLMPKQPKEPREPGAALLKFTPAAVMLRVGISKQLAGPQLFTKIKETCQRSLEKPKDAESLFEHEFGALNMAALLRKEERAGLLCNLGPCCKALCFRRDSAIRKQLVKNEKGTTKQTYTNPPVVDNELLRLSLRLFKRKTVQQGSGSDKTEDTKLSQPYVPEMCLS; encoded by the exons ATGAAGAATAAGCGGCAAGACATTGAAAGTGACTCCCAGAAACATAATACAGAAGAACAGCCTTCTCCTGTTAGG AAAGAGTCTACAAGAGGAAGGCACAGGGGAAAGGAAGATATTAAAATTACTAAAGAAAGGACTCCAGAGAGTGAAGAAGATAATCCTGACTGGGAAACAAATAGAGACG ATTCTGATAACGGAGATGTTAATTATGATTATGACCATGAATTATCTTTGGAAATGAAGCGCCAGAAGATCCAGAGAGAGTTAATGAAGCTTGAAGAAGAAAACATGGACAAAAGAGAAGAAATAGTAATTAAAAAAGAG attTCTCCGGAGGCAGTTAGATCAAAATTATCATCCTCACCTTCACCAAGAAAATCAAGTAAATCTCCAAAATTAAGGACAAGCCCTAAATCTTCCTCCACTGCCACTAAGAGGGAGAAGAAGGTTTCAACGGTatcttccccactcctggagccACAGAG aaattcaaaaaataaccACAATAAAAAGAAAGGTCCTCGCACGCCTAGCCCACCACCTCCAGTACAAGAAGACTCCACTCAAGGGAAAAAACATAAGGAAAAGTATAAAGCTAAAGAGAGGGTAGAAGAAAAGCCAAAGGAGATAAAGGAAAGGGGACGTGATTTTGAGAgacataataaagaaaaaaaagagaagcaaag GGATCCCTCAGAAAGTTCCCACAGACAGAGACGTTCACCTAGTCCAGAAGACCATTCTGGCAGCAATTCTTCTTCACGAGAGTATTCTCCTGCCACAAGAAGAAGGCAGACATCTTGGGCTCCAGCTAAATCCAGCAGTCATAAACATTCTTTTTCACCTCCCCGCAG GTCTGCATCACCACCAACACAGCATCATTCTCCTGTATCGTCAATGCATCATTCTTCTTCATCTCAGTCGGGTTCGTCTATTCAAAGACGTTCTCCATCACCACGTCACAAAAGAACCCCTTCCCCCTCTTACAAAAGGACAACTTCCCCGCCTGTAGGTCGGTCTTCTTCTCCTTATCCTCACCGAGCATCACCTTCTCCACAGCAAAAACAGGCTTCTTCAAGGCATCGTTCACCAGTTAGAGAGAGAAGCCGGCATGATCACGAGCGGatttcacagtcacatgatcgtcGCCATGAAAGAAGAGATG aaacaagaggaaaaaggggaagagaaagagacaacCGGGATGAACGAGACTATGACCAAGAGCAAAGTACCCCCAGAGATCACAGAGATGATCGAGAATCCCGGGACGGACGGGATCGAAGGGAAACCAGAGATAATAGAGAACGCAGAGATCCAAGAGAATCTCGGGATGCTCGTGACTCACGTGATGCCAGGGAATTCAGTAGAGACAATAAAGAAAGCCGGGATCAGAGGGACGTACGTTCTACACGTGACTCACATGACTACAGGGAAAGAGAGTGTCGAGAACATAAGAAAGAGGAGCAGTATTTGGAGGAATCGCGTAGCTATGCAAGAGCCCATGGCAGGGAAGATAATTCTCGAGCTGAAAGTCGGACGGACTCAAGAAGTGAAACAAGAAATGAATCCAGAATATCTGGAAGAAGCAGAGGGAGAGGTCCTGAATTAACAGACAAGG GCAATAGAGGAACAAGAAGCTCTCAAGTTGATAGCCATAATTCTAGTAGTAGCTACCATGAAAGCTGGGAATCACGGAGCAATTACCCTGACAGGGATCGCTATGAAAGCCGTGAGCATGCAAGAGATTCTTCTTTTGAAAGGAGACATGGAGAAAGGGATAAGCGTGACAATAGAGAAAGAG ATCAGAGACAAAGCTCACCCATACGACACCAAGGAAGAAATGATGATATTGATCGTGATGAAAGACTAGAAGAACGAAGAGTAGACAGGAACGAAGATAGGAGGGATGAAAGACCTAGGGAgcgagaaagggagagggaaagagaaagagaagcagaacGTGATCGGGCCCGTGAGCGAGAacgtgagagagaaagagataaggacAGGGAACGGGAACGGGATAGAGACCATGACAGGGAACGGGAACGGGAGCGAGAAAGGGAGCGGGAAAGAGAacgggaaagagaaagagaacgagaaagggaaagagagcgGGGCcgggaaagagacaaagaaagggaACGACAGAGAGAGTGGGATgacaaagagagaggaagagaagaacgcAGGGACAAGAGAGAAGATGTCCGTGAAGAAAGGACCACAAGAGATAGTCGTGAAGAGAGGAAATCAAA AAAACGTCACAGAAATGAAAGTAGCCCCAGCCCTCGGAAATCTCCTAAACGCCGCCGTGAACATTCACCTGATAGTGATGCCTATAATAGTGGAGAAGATCAGA atGAAAAACGGCGTTTATTGAGTCAGGTTGTACGTCCTCAAGAATCACGTTCCCTTAGTCCTTCACACCTTTCAGAAGAGAAGCAGAGCCGTTGGAAAGAGAGCGACAGAAAGCCAGAGCGAAAGGAAAGCCTGAGACATGAAGAAAGCGATTACAAAGAACGGGGTACTTCTGGGGACAAACAGCGAGAGCAGCGAGAGGGAAATGAGAGCACAAGGACCAGAATCCAAGATAATGTAAGCAAACGGGATTCTGAAGAGCACGAGGCAGTAGATCACATGCACGAAGACAAGAAGAAAgctaaaatacagaaaaaaacagcaaagaagaagaaagaggatgaTGGTGGCAGGTTAGAGCGCTATATCAGTGAACCGCCAGTAGAGAAAACTCAAGTGTTTTCTCCCAAGAAaggtcagaaaaagaaaaatgctgaaAAGAAGCGCAAGAGATCCAAGGGAGATTCTGAGGCTTCTGAGGAAGACAGTGGCCCccatcagaagaagaaaaaaggcccCAGGACACCACCCGTAACCACGAAAGAAGAAGTGGTGGAAGCAGTGCCTGAGAAAACTGCAGTAGTAGAAGTTCCTCCCAAGAGGGAGGATACAACGTTTAGTGATTGGTCAGATGAAGATGTTCCAGAACGAGGGGAAACGGTTCTAGAAAGGATTTCTGAGGAGCCCCATAGAACTAGCCACCGTACACGAGTCGAAACCCTGGAGGTTTCTCACGTGGTTGAAGAAGCCCCTCACCTCCGCCCTGCCGAGCAGAAGCGTAGCAGCAGCCTCTGTAGCAACAGGAGCCGTACTTCAAGTAGACTCCGATCACCCTCTAATGATTCTGCACATCGCAGCGGAGATGACCAGGCTGCAGTTAAGAAGATCTTACACAGCAGTTCAAGCGACAGAGACCGGAGATGCCTTGAAATCTCAGGAGAGCGGAAGTCCAGAATCGATCAGTTGAAACGAGGGGTTGCCAGCCGTAGCACTTCTTCTG ATCGACAAGATTCAAGGAGTCACAGTTCAAGGCGAAGTTCTCCTGaatctgatcgacaaggtcactCCAGATCTGGGTCCTTTGATAGCAGAGAAAGAGTGCAAGACAGAGACCGGCATGAGCATGATCGTGAACGGGAAAGAGAGAGACGGGacgggagacagagagagtgggACCGAGATGCGGCTAAATCTGAGTGGTTGAGGAGCAGAGAGCGGGACAGGATTCGGGAACGAGACCGACAACGAGAAAAACGAAGAGATCTGGACCGTGAAAAAGAACGCCTGCTCTCTGAAAatctggaaagagagagaggggtcaGCACTTCCTCTCAAGCAGAAATATCCAAGCATAGTGAGACAAAAGCAAGTAAAGATCATCAGGCTTTTGAGGCCACTGCTCTGGACTCTTCTTCCCAGGAGAAGGAAAGGCAGGATAAAGACCTAAGTTCTTTGCAAGGATTTGAAGATGGAATTGAAGCAGAGAAAGTGGAAAACGTAGAAG GTGGAGATGATGAAACAAAAATAGATGATATGCAGTCCATGGAATCTGGTGCTGGAGAATATGAGCCAATCAGTGATGATGAATTGGATGAAATTTTGGCAGGTGATGCCGAAAAAAGAGACGATCAGCAGGATGAAGAGAAGATGCCAG ATCCGGTGGATGTCATTGATGTAGATTGGTCTAGCCTGATGCCAAAACAGCCAAAGGAGCCCCGGGAGCCTGGAGCTGCTCTTTTAAAATTTACTCCAGCTGCTGTCATGTTAAGAGTTGGCATTTCCAAACAACTGGCTGGCCCTCAGCTTTTCACAAAGATAAAAGAAACTTGCCAGAGATCTTTGGAGAAACCTAAAG ATGCAGAGAGCCTTTTTGAGCATGAATTTGGGGCTCTGAATATGGCTGCCCTATTGCGAAAAGAAGAGCGAGCCGGACTGCTGTGCAACCTGGGTCCTTGCTGTAAAGCCCTTTGCTTTCGGAGGGATTCTGCAATCCGCAAGCAGCTTGTGAAAAATGAAAAG GGCACAACAAAACAAACCTACACAAATCCTCCAGTGGTGGACAATGAGTTGCTACGGCTAAGCCTACGATTGTTTAAACGCAAGACTGTGCAGCAAGGATCTGGATCAGATAAGACAGAAGACACTAAACTTTCACAACCATATGTTCCAGAAATGTGCCTGTCCTGA